The following coding sequences are from one Brooklawnia cerclae window:
- a CDS encoding AMP-binding protein produces the protein MPIIGHLRKNASSYPREVALVEINHDRQEEHRADWRDSTVDLSDNLGPYRREITWKAFDEAASRFANLLISRGITKGDRVGILMMNSIEWLPMYFGVLKSGAVVVPLNFRYTAVEIEYCVDLADVEVLVFGPEFVDRLALIAPTLRKGRLLFFVGDGCPEFAEDCRQLSSLVCGEDPGIPLSDDDDAAIYFSSGTTGFPKAILHTHRSLSHSAVVEQKHHGQTHDDVFLCIPPLYHAGAKMHWFGSLITGGKAVLLRGVSPETIFRAVDEEGCTNVWLLVPWAQDILLAIERGELDPADYDLGRWRIMHIGAQPVPESLIRRWKEVFPDHLYDTNYGLSEAIGPGCVHLGVENIDHVGAIGRAGYGWQTRVVDEKMNDVEPGECGELAVKGAGVMTCYYKNPEATAEVLVDGWLLTGDVARQDADGFLWLVDRKKDVIITGGENIYPVQVESFLASHPGIKDVAVIGLPDERLGEIAVAIVEARPGVGLCEESIVDFCAGIPRYKRPRRVIFADVPRSATGKIDKPLLRTRHAASSTDQNPRQGKAFIHD, from the coding sequence GTGCCGATAATTGGTCACCTGAGGAAGAACGCCTCCTCGTACCCGCGCGAGGTGGCACTCGTCGAGATCAATCACGACAGGCAGGAGGAGCATCGCGCCGACTGGCGGGACAGCACGGTGGACCTTTCCGACAACCTCGGCCCCTACCGCCGGGAGATCACCTGGAAGGCGTTCGACGAGGCTGCCAGCCGCTTCGCGAATCTGCTCATCTCCCGCGGCATCACCAAGGGTGACCGGGTCGGGATCCTCATGATGAACTCGATCGAATGGCTGCCCATGTACTTCGGCGTCCTCAAGAGCGGCGCTGTCGTCGTTCCGCTCAACTTCCGCTACACAGCCGTCGAGATCGAGTACTGCGTCGATCTCGCCGATGTCGAGGTGCTCGTCTTCGGCCCCGAGTTCGTCGACCGTCTGGCGCTGATCGCGCCGACCCTGCGCAAGGGAAGGCTCCTCTTCTTCGTCGGCGACGGCTGTCCCGAGTTCGCCGAGGACTGTCGTCAACTGTCTTCGCTGGTCTGTGGTGAGGATCCGGGGATACCCCTCAGCGACGACGATGACGCGGCCATCTATTTCTCGAGCGGGACGACGGGGTTTCCGAAGGCCATCCTGCACACCCATCGCTCCTTGTCCCACTCCGCGGTGGTGGAGCAGAAGCACCACGGCCAGACCCACGACGACGTCTTCCTGTGCATCCCGCCGCTCTATCACGCCGGCGCCAAGATGCACTGGTTCGGAAGCCTCATCACGGGGGGAAAGGCCGTGCTGCTGCGCGGAGTGAGCCCGGAGACCATCTTCCGGGCGGTGGACGAGGAGGGCTGCACCAACGTCTGGCTTCTCGTGCCGTGGGCGCAGGACATCCTGCTCGCGATCGAACGAGGCGAACTCGATCCGGCCGATTACGACCTGGGTCGCTGGCGGATCATGCACATCGGTGCCCAACCCGTTCCCGAAAGCCTCATCCGCCGTTGGAAAGAGGTCTTCCCCGACCACCTCTACGACACCAACTACGGCCTTTCCGAGGCGATAGGCCCGGGTTGCGTGCACCTGGGCGTCGAGAACATCGATCATGTCGGAGCGATCGGACGAGCGGGCTACGGCTGGCAGACCCGGGTGGTCGACGAGAAGATGAACGACGTCGAACCCGGCGAGTGCGGCGAACTCGCGGTCAAGGGTGCGGGGGTCATGACGTGCTACTACAAGAACCCCGAGGCCACCGCCGAGGTGCTGGTGGACGGGTGGCTGTTGACCGGTGACGTCGCCCGGCAGGATGCCGACGGGTTCTTGTGGCTCGTCGATCGCAAGAAGGACGTGATCATCACCGGCGGCGAGAACATCTACCCCGTCCAGGTGGAGAGTTTCCTGGCGTCGCATCCCGGTATCAAGGACGTCGCGGTCATCGGGCTTCCCGACGAGCGCCTGGGAGAGATCGCGGTCGCGATCGTCGAGGCACGGCCAGGAGTCGGACTCTGCGAGGAGAGCATCGTCGACTTCTGCGCCGGCATCCCCCGGTACAAGCGGCCGCGCCGTGTGATCTTCGCCGACGTCCCCCGCAGCGCAACCGGAAAGATCGACAAACCGCTGCTGCGCACGCGGCACGCCGCGTCGTCCACAGATCAGAACCCGAGACAGGGAAAGGCATTCATTCATGATTGA
- a CDS encoding ABC transporter permease, with protein MKSYLKLLESNFKELFRDRVEIIWTIVFPLVVLFVFGFVSGSDGFSGKISIVVAITIMQLNINAGVRLLSLKDTGALKTLGATPLRRSTFLASEATYRMLITLVQCIVLMIAGMISFGVTVEGNPLVLASSVVLGSFVFFTVGYALTAILPSAPVAGNVFMLLTFLFIIFSGLFFPLASLPDWLSSVLEYLPLNQNEVAMRTTILGGPLFDDTMIKALVSQLAYLGIFGFLATRFKWS; from the coding sequence GTGAAAAGCTACCTGAAACTCTTGGAGTCGAATTTCAAAGAGCTTTTCCGGGACCGTGTGGAGATCATCTGGACGATCGTGTTCCCGCTGGTCGTGCTCTTCGTCTTCGGGTTCGTCTCGGGCTCCGACGGTTTCTCCGGAAAGATCTCGATCGTGGTCGCCATCACGATCATGCAACTCAACATCAATGCGGGTGTGCGGTTGCTCTCGCTCAAGGACACCGGGGCGCTGAAGACACTGGGCGCGACGCCGCTGCGAAGATCCACCTTCCTCGCGAGCGAGGCAACCTACCGGATGCTCATCACGCTGGTGCAGTGCATCGTGCTGATGATCGCGGGAATGATCTCCTTCGGTGTCACCGTCGAGGGAAACCCGCTGGTTCTCGCTTCGTCGGTGGTGCTGGGTTCCTTCGTCTTCTTCACGGTCGGGTATGCCCTCACCGCCATCCTTCCTTCCGCTCCCGTCGCGGGCAATGTCTTCATGTTGCTCACATTCCTTTTCATCATCTTCTCGGGGCTCTTCTTCCCGTTGGCCTCCCTGCCCGACTGGCTTTCATCGGTCCTCGAATATCTTCCGCTCAACCAGAACGAGGTCGCCATGCGCACGACGATCCTCGGCGGGCCGCTCTTCGACGACACGATGATCAAAGCTCTGGTATCACAACTGGCCTACCTGGGGATATTCGGCTTCCTGGCCACACGGTTCAAATGGAGCTGA
- a CDS encoding ATP-binding cassette domain-containing protein yields the protein MEREEDRPIRVLCAVNGAFSSHVARVLALALRLRDRREFEIAFSGSGPFMEMARDEGFEIVETDHLTADEVFASADATGIHWYDDPVRLDELFEAETRTFASWRPDVCVRDAFRDPASVIARLGGVLDVMVTQANEAPSYEFDFVPVNYDLHGTQAEIEHLGQLVRLARHKVYQPIYNKAMKLGVPASQCKDFGTEADLYLVSDSYALYPMKSVPENYRYVGPLVHLAPGRTPEWLTRFSGSDKTKVLITGGSTGMLDFAGLFSAIDPDRSMYTLAFTDEVEPPDFGGHGILTSVLPHSDLFVTHGGLGSTYMGLAAAKPMIVLYDQFERQANARQLEKLGIGRGFDATKVTPTQIMDAARALLADASVASQLEKTSSLLLAKPEGSYLAAGYVVEACANRFPMMAERLGAVLADLREKSDAHRLGNEEWVKEMARSALPAVDEARVLAHEREDDGPGRPVDNVITVTGLRKAYGNLMAVDEVSFEVRRGEVFGLLGPNGAGKSTTIEILTGNRRRDAGAVSVLGLDPSTQEDLLKQRVGVQLQDVRLFKNLTVRETLELFASFYDNPRTVSEVIERVGLTDKADVRVSRLSGGQNQRVGIAASMIGRGGILFMDEPTAGLDPKNRRLLMDSIKDIRSGETTVFLTTHFMDEAQKLCDRVAIMDQGRLIALDTPEKLIATHCPETVVRLERQPGFSPEVEAEIAQLGDTKIVDGSMVCYCDNVVTFISGLASVYARNDLEMQDVAIHQATLEDVFLKLTGREVEQA from the coding sequence GTGGAACGCGAAGAAGACCGGCCGATACGTGTTCTGTGCGCGGTGAACGGGGCCTTCAGCTCGCACGTGGCCCGCGTCCTGGCGCTTGCGCTGAGGCTTCGTGACCGTCGCGAGTTCGAGATCGCGTTCTCGGGCTCGGGCCCGTTCATGGAGATGGCCCGTGACGAGGGATTCGAGATCGTCGAGACCGATCACCTCACGGCCGACGAGGTCTTCGCCTCTGCCGATGCGACCGGGATCCACTGGTACGACGATCCGGTACGGCTCGACGAGCTCTTCGAGGCCGAGACGAGGACGTTCGCGTCCTGGCGACCGGACGTGTGCGTACGCGATGCCTTCAGGGATCCCGCGAGCGTGATCGCGCGGCTCGGCGGCGTCCTGGACGTCATGGTGACGCAGGCGAACGAGGCTCCGTCGTACGAGTTCGACTTCGTGCCCGTCAACTACGACCTCCACGGCACACAGGCCGAGATCGAGCACCTCGGCCAGCTCGTGCGTCTGGCCCGGCACAAGGTCTACCAACCGATCTACAACAAGGCGATGAAACTGGGCGTCCCCGCCTCGCAGTGCAAGGACTTCGGAACGGAGGCCGACCTCTATCTCGTGTCCGACAGCTACGCGCTCTACCCCATGAAATCCGTGCCCGAGAACTACCGCTACGTCGGCCCGCTCGTCCACCTCGCTCCGGGCCGGACGCCGGAGTGGCTCACCCGATTCAGCGGGTCGGACAAGACGAAGGTGCTGATCACCGGCGGGTCGACGGGGATGCTCGACTTCGCGGGGCTCTTCTCCGCGATCGACCCCGACCGAAGCATGTACACGCTGGCTTTCACCGACGAGGTCGAGCCGCCCGATTTCGGCGGGCACGGCATCCTCACCTCGGTCCTTCCGCACTCCGACCTGTTCGTGACCCATGGGGGCCTGGGCTCGACCTACATGGGACTGGCGGCTGCGAAACCGATGATCGTCCTCTACGACCAGTTCGAGCGTCAGGCGAACGCACGCCAGCTCGAGAAGCTGGGAATCGGCAGGGGATTCGACGCGACGAAGGTCACCCCGACCCAGATCATGGACGCCGCCCGGGCTCTTCTGGCCGACGCGAGCGTCGCATCGCAACTCGAGAAGACCAGCTCTCTGCTGCTCGCCAAGCCCGAGGGTTCCTATCTCGCTGCCGGCTACGTCGTGGAGGCCTGCGCGAACCGTTTTCCGATGATGGCCGAACGCCTCGGAGCCGTCCTGGCAGACCTCCGGGAGAAAAGTGATGCACACCGACTAGGGAACGAAGAATGGGTGAAAGAGATGGCGCGATCCGCATTGCCGGCGGTGGACGAAGCGCGAGTGCTCGCGCACGAGCGGGAGGACGACGGACCGGGGCGACCTGTTGACAACGTGATCACGGTCACCGGCCTGCGCAAGGCGTACGGGAACCTGATGGCGGTCGACGAGGTCAGCTTCGAGGTGCGCCGCGGGGAGGTGTTCGGGCTGCTCGGCCCCAACGGCGCGGGGAAGTCGACGACGATCGAGATCCTCACGGGGAACCGCCGGCGGGATGCGGGTGCGGTGTCGGTCCTTGGTCTCGACCCCTCCACCCAGGAGGACCTGCTCAAGCAGCGTGTCGGCGTCCAACTCCAGGACGTGCGGTTGTTCAAGAACCTCACGGTCCGCGAGACCCTGGAACTGTTCGCGAGCTTCTACGACAACCCCCGCACCGTCTCGGAGGTGATCGAGCGGGTCGGCCTCACCGACAAAGCGGACGTGCGCGTCAGTCGGCTCTCGGGGGGCCAGAACCAGCGCGTGGGAATCGCGGCATCGATGATCGGTCGCGGCGGGATCCTGTTCATGGACGAGCCCACCGCGGGCCTCGACCCGAAGAACCGCCGGCTGCTCATGGACTCGATCAAGGACATCCGCAGCGGTGAGACCACCGTGTTCCTGACGACCCATTTCATGGACGAGGCCCAGAAGCTGTGCGACCGCGTCGCGATCATGGATCAGGGACGACTGATCGCCTTGGACACCCCCGAGAAGCTCATCGCCACCCACTGCCCGGAGACGGTCGTCCGGCTCGAGCGGCAACCCGGATTCAGCCCCGAAGTGGAGGCCGAGATCGCGCAACTCGGCGACACCAAGATCGTCGACGGATCGATGGTCTGCTACTGCGACAACGTGGTGACGTTCATCTCGGGGCTGGCTTCCGTCTATGCCCGCAACGATCTCGAGATGCAGGACGTCGCGATTCATCAGGCCACCTTGGAAGACGTGTTCCTGAAGCTCACCGGCAGAGAGGTGGAACAGGCGTGA